In the Wyeomyia smithii strain HCP4-BCI-WySm-NY-G18 chromosome 2, ASM2978416v1, whole genome shotgun sequence genome, one interval contains:
- the LOC129719948 gene encoding uncharacterized protein LOC129719948: MMANACFRQAITSTNIAMQSIADEQNKVLDELRKEVALNTAKINTILERTPLPTTPHLPRSQLTLNLRKRPRLLIPDESPQRVNTCEGTKDIEADDAIPLATARKDQLFWLYLSGFDPKATVQQLEKLRGIDRYVTALSPFSNRHLDDSTAHNEQITNLSHNDTLCPAVRISNQNNQDHIVPAIANRSLTFYQQNVRGLRTKTNKLLLALSLCDYDVIALTETWLHHDIRNSELTHNYAIYRCDRNTQTSQHRRGGGVLIAVKNEFRSTAVCVADSDQLEQVIVRISLEKFDLIACCVYLPPNILSTGLFQINNVTNFNGRLLDLAFINDSSRVVLLEPPLPLLPIDQHHRPFAITFEFAYDERDDFKVTSPLNFDFNRCDFELLNRLFAETRWEEILSDCNADDAVVRFYEHVYDILHGAVPTKQQFGQRLRKQPWWNNQLQHLRNRLRKVRKKFFRWRDERHKAELRDIESEYNSLHAHCFRCYIRRVEDNIKHDPASFWAYIRNRKQQGGIPQRVRYLDTAAETPLEAANLFSSFFRTVQSTNLPPSSEEYLSSLPLFDLNMPLFNFSLNDVTSKLRSIDGSKSAGPDRLPPLLFKNCAVTLAIPASIIFNLSMSEGNFSSVWKTAAITPVHKAGSMNDVSNYRGISILSCLPKVFESLIQDSLYPKIHHMISEHQHGFVKKRSTVTNMIAYVSALTRALEKRQQVDAVYVDFAKAFDRVPHLLMVTKLQKMGFSSWLTQWILSYLTDRNAFVRVHGTNSLPFEIRSGLPQESHLGPLLFILFANDLCSTIKSPKYMFADDLKFYRVISSRVDCCAIQST, encoded by the exons ATGATGGCAAACGCTTGTTTTCGTCAAGCGATCACATCCACAAACATCGCTATGCAGTCAATTGCTGACGAGCAGAACAAAGTGCTGGATGAGCTGAGGAAAGAAGTCGCATTAAACACTGCAAAAATCAATACAATACTTGAGCGAACGCCGCTGCCAACTACACCTCATCTTCCTAGATCGCAGCTCACGTTAAACCTGCGTAAAAGGCCACGATTATTAATTCCTGACGAATCACCGCAGCGCGTGAATACTTGTGAAGGTACCAAAGACATCGAAGCAGATGATGCAATACCGTTGGCTACTGCTAGAAAGGATCAGCTTTTTTGGTTATACCTGTCTGGTTTCGATCCTAAAGCAACAGTGCAACAATTAGAAAAACTC AGAGGAATCGATCGTTACGTCACCGCATTATCTCCATTTAGCAACCGCCACTTAGATGATTCTACTGCTCACAACGAACAAATAACAAACCTTTCGCACAACGATACATTATGTCCAGCTGTTCGAATTTCGAATCAAAATAACCAAGATCACATTGTTCCCGCTATCGCAAATCGCTCTTTGACTTTCTACCAACAAAACGTGCGAGGCCTCCGTACAAAAACTAATAAATTACTGCTGGCCCTGTCTCTGTGTGACTATGACGTCATCGCCCTTACAGAAACTTGGTTGCACCATGATATCCGCAATTCGGAACTTACACACAATTATGCCATTTATCGATGTGATAGAAACACACAGACCAGCCAGCACAGGCGCGGCGGAGGAGTTCTTATTGCCGTTAAGAATGAATTTCGTAGCACTGCTGTTTGTGTCGCAGACAGCGATCAGCTGGAGCAGGTTATTGTTCGAATCTCGTtagaaaaatttgatttaattgccTGCTGTGTGTATCTGCCACCGAACA TTTTATCAACCGGACTGTTCCAAATAAACAATGTAACGAATTTCAATGGAAGACTGCTCGATCTAGCATTCATTAATGATAGTAGCCGAGTGGTATTACTGGAGCCACCGTTACCATTGCTGCCTATTGACCAACATCATCGTCCTTTTGCTATAACATTTGAGTTTGCCTATGATGAGAGAGACGATTTTAAAGTTACGAGCCCACTCAATTTCGATTTTAACCGATGTGACTTCGAGTTGTTAAACAGACTGTTTGCTGAGACTCGCTGGGAGGAAATTCTTTCTGACTGCAATGCTGATGATGCTGTTGTACGATTTTACGAGCATGTCTACGATATCCTGCACGGGGCTGTGCCTACAAAGCAACAATTTGGTCAACGTCTCCGTAAACAACCGTGGTGGAACAACCAGCTACAGCATCTGCGAAACCGACTCCGCAAGGTAAGGAAAAAGTTTTTTAGGTGGAGAGATGAGAGGCACAAAGCTGAGCTGCGTGACATTGAGAGCGAATACAACTCTTTGCATGCGCACTGCTTTCGCTGCTATATTCGCCGCGTGGAAGACAACATCAAACATGACCCTGCATCGTTTTGGGCGTACATAAGGAACCGGAAGCAACAAGGCGGAATTCCTCAACGTGTGCGTTACCTGGACACTGCAGCCGAAACCCCGCTAGAGGCAGCAAACTTGTTCTCATCCTTCTTCCGAACTGTGCAAAGTACAAACTTACCACCTTCGTCTGAAgagtatttgagcagtttgccgCTGTTCGACTTGAACATGCCGCTTTTCAACTTTTCGCTTAATGATGTGACGTCGAAGCTGCGATCTATTGATGGATCGAAAAGCGCCGGACCGGACAGACTGCCGCCTCTACTTTTTAAAAACTGTGCTGTGACGCTCGCTATTCCTGCATCGATTATTTTCAACTTATCGATGTCGGAAGGAAATTTCTCGAGTGTGTGGAAGACTGCTGCTATTACACCCGTACATAAAGCAGGTAGTATGAACGACGTCTCAAACTACCGAGGAATTTCGATTTTGAGTTGTTTGCCAAAGGTTTTCGAAAGTCTTATCCAGGACTCGCTTTACCCGAAAATACATCATATGATTTCGGAACACCAGCACGGATTTGTTAAAAAACGTTCGACAGTTACCAACATGATTGCCTATGTTTCTGCTTTGACGAGAGCGCTCGAAAAGCGCCAGCAAGTTGACGCCGTTTACGTTGATTTTGCTAAAGCTTTCGATAGAGTGCCACACCTTCTGATGGTTACCAAGCTGCAAAAAATGGGATTTTCTTCATGGCTGACTCAGTGGATACTGTCGTATCTAACCGATCGAAATGCTTTTGTACGTGTGCATGGTACTAATTCACTTCCATTTGAAATTCGATCAGGTTTGCCCCAAGAAAGTCACTTGGGCCCACTGCTATTCATTCTTTTTGCAAACGATCTGTGTTCAACTATAAAATCTCCAAAGTACATGTTCGCGGATGATCTAAAGTTTTATCGTGTAATATCATCGAGAGTTGACTGTTGTGCTATACAATCGACATAG